In one Natronosalvus amylolyticus genomic region, the following are encoded:
- a CDS encoding TIGR04347 family pseudo-SAM/SPASM protein, with protein MISISKLLCDLDAEGDGLRYDAAEASSKPQITSEKQRRPVVVWNATRRCNLACSHCYAAAETEPAPGEFTTTEARRFLEQLAHYDVPVVLFSGGEPLARGDVIELVEYAADLGLRPVLSTNGTLLTRERALALKDAGLQYAGVSVDGLPERNDAFRGKEGAFDAAVRGIEACLDVGLKTGLRYTITEANAPDLEGVIDLLADVGVDRFCFYHLDYGGRGADITDIDLSPQAKRDAVERLCDLTLEYHDRGEEIETLLVGNYADAGFLVEYARDRFGPEKADAVYRHLQKNGGDPTGERIADVDYEGNVHLTQFWQGYSLGNVRDRPFGEIWDDETNPLLRALRNRESHLTGKCADCQYLSICRGGSRLRALATEGELFAPDPQCYLEEREIRGGKAVSNAD; from the coding sequence GTGATCTCGATCAGTAAACTGCTCTGTGACCTCGACGCGGAGGGTGATGGCCTTCGATACGACGCTGCGGAGGCTTCGAGCAAGCCCCAGATCACTAGCGAGAAACAGCGACGGCCAGTCGTCGTGTGGAACGCTACCCGGCGGTGTAATCTCGCCTGTTCACACTGTTATGCAGCCGCCGAAACGGAGCCAGCCCCGGGGGAGTTCACGACGACTGAGGCACGTCGGTTCCTCGAGCAACTGGCCCACTACGACGTTCCGGTCGTCCTCTTTTCGGGTGGTGAGCCATTAGCTCGAGGCGACGTGATCGAACTGGTCGAGTACGCGGCCGACCTGGGGCTTCGACCGGTGCTGTCGACGAACGGCACACTCCTTACTCGCGAACGGGCACTGGCACTCAAAGACGCAGGCCTGCAGTATGCGGGCGTCTCCGTCGACGGGCTGCCGGAGCGAAACGACGCCTTTCGGGGCAAGGAGGGCGCGTTCGACGCCGCCGTCCGCGGCATCGAGGCCTGTCTCGACGTCGGCCTGAAAACGGGCCTTCGCTATACCATCACCGAAGCCAACGCGCCAGATCTCGAGGGCGTAATCGACCTGCTCGCCGACGTCGGCGTCGACCGGTTCTGTTTCTATCACCTCGATTACGGCGGCCGTGGAGCTGACATCACCGACATTGACCTGTCGCCACAGGCCAAACGCGACGCCGTCGAACGGCTCTGTGATCTGACCCTCGAATATCACGACCGTGGCGAAGAGATCGAAACCCTGCTCGTGGGTAATTACGCCGACGCCGGTTTTCTCGTTGAGTACGCCCGCGACCGTTTCGGCCCGGAGAAGGCCGATGCCGTCTACCGGCATCTACAGAAAAACGGCGGGGACCCCACGGGTGAGCGAATTGCGGACGTCGATTACGAAGGGAACGTGCACCTTACGCAGTTCTGGCAGGGCTACAGCCTCGGTAACGTCCGGGACCGACCCTTCGGGGAAATATGGGACGACGAGACGAATCCGCTACTCAGGGCGCTTCGCAACCGGGAATCACATCTCACCGGCAAATGTGCGGACTGTCAGTACCTGTCGATCTGTCGGGGTGGATCACGGCTACGGGCACTGGCGACCGAAGGCGAACTGTTTGCACCGGACCCGCAGTGTTATCTCGAGGAGCGAGAAATTCGAGGCGGCAAAGCGGTCTCGAACGCCGATTAA
- a CDS encoding DUF2249 domain-containing protein produces MRIKDADRVLDAREVDGEPFSPIMDELDALEADETFLLINSFEPEPLYNILKQRGFSYEPTEVEPDEWHVVIEHA; encoded by the coding sequence ATGAGGATAAAAGACGCTGATCGCGTACTCGACGCCCGTGAGGTCGACGGCGAGCCCTTCTCCCCGATTATGGACGAACTCGACGCGCTCGAGGCCGACGAAACGTTCCTCTTGATCAATAGCTTCGAGCCCGAACCGCTGTACAACATCCTCAAACAACGCGGGTTCAGCTACGAGCCGACCGAGGTCGAACCCGACGAGTGGCACGTCGTGATCGAGCACGCCTGA
- a CDS encoding Htur_1727 family rSAM-partnered candidate RiPP produces MVEHAHRSKVAGNRRGTPLPQWEVFLRDERTEPLRHVGSVAASSADGAVEHAAALFDWHAADLWVCPAESVERYSSRPLSTETDSSKPSKPGCSPSKNDSSSKKEPEGDEPTTGSTVGNHS; encoded by the coding sequence ATGGTCGAACACGCACATCGTTCGAAAGTGGCAGGGAATCGACGTGGAACACCGCTCCCCCAGTGGGAGGTGTTCCTTCGAGACGAGCGGACGGAGCCGTTACGACACGTCGGGAGCGTGGCTGCAAGTAGCGCCGACGGAGCCGTCGAGCACGCTGCAGCGCTGTTCGACTGGCACGCCGCAGACCTCTGGGTCTGCCCGGCAGAGAGCGTCGAACGATACTCCTCGCGTCCCCTCTCGACCGAAACGGACTCGAGCAAGCCATCCAAACCTGGGTGTTCACCCTCGAAAAACGATTCGTCATCGAAGAAGGAACCGGAAGGCGACGAGCCGACAACCGGGTCAACAGTGGGGAACCATTCGTGA
- the dph5 gene encoding diphthine synthase: protein MLTFIGLGLYDETSITVEGQTALREANRAYAEFYTSKLIGTTIEDLEAHHDIDIDVRDRVGVEQHPDDILEAAEDESVAFLTAGDTMISTTHVDLRLRAHERGIETRVIHGVTAQTATSSLTGLQNYRFGKATTLPFPYAHGADGLPASVTETIDANREANLHTVVYLDIKADREEYMTADVGASLLAEEYPDLVGVVVARAGSPEPLVEAGTMSELAERDFGDPLHLLVIPGRLHLLEADALCALAGADRDALEID, encoded by the coding sequence ATGCTCACCTTTATCGGTCTCGGCCTGTACGACGAAACCTCGATAACCGTCGAAGGCCAGACCGCACTGCGAGAGGCCAACCGCGCCTACGCCGAGTTTTACACCAGCAAACTGATCGGAACGACAATCGAGGACCTCGAGGCCCACCACGACATCGACATCGACGTCCGTGACCGGGTCGGCGTCGAACAACATCCCGACGACATCCTCGAGGCCGCCGAAGACGAATCCGTCGCGTTTCTCACGGCCGGCGATACGATGATTTCGACGACCCACGTCGACCTTCGGTTGCGAGCACACGAACGCGGGATCGAAACCAGAGTCATCCACGGCGTCACCGCCCAGACCGCGACCAGTTCGCTCACCGGCCTCCAGAACTATCGGTTCGGAAAGGCGACGACGCTCCCGTTTCCCTACGCCCATGGGGCCGACGGCCTACCCGCCAGCGTCACCGAAACCATCGACGCGAACCGCGAGGCGAATCTCCACACGGTCGTCTACCTCGACATCAAAGCCGATCGCGAGGAGTACATGACGGCCGACGTGGGAGCATCACTACTCGCCGAAGAATACCCTGACCTCGTCGGCGTGGTCGTCGCCCGTGCGGGGAGTCCAGAACCGCTGGTCGAAGCCGGAACAATGAGCGAGCTCGCAGAGCGCGATTTCGGCGACCCGCTCCACCTACTCGTGATTCCCGGTCGCCTGCACCTGCTCGAGGCGGACGCCCTCTGTGCACTGGCTGGCGCCGATCGCGACGCCCTCGAGATAGATTGA
- a CDS encoding helix-turn-helix domain-containing protein yields the protein MDGSIRTTIEIADPGDCPVARVSAENDLTVPSVTRSTERNERGDLTEEFTVATDSIDQSTRVAAGLETGSKIFTDENRAVYRFSRDPDVTCVCACIEGFGWPVSDIHAFDGVLAVTCYVPSVDQLRLLISTLRDRFDGVHVKRLQHAGNAGTIVDDVPLEALGLTDRQREVLETAIEMGYFNYPRDANAGEVAEALDIARSTFSEHLAVGQRKLVGAVLESETGTMEA from the coding sequence ATGGACGGATCGATTCGGACGACTATCGAAATCGCCGACCCAGGTGACTGTCCGGTCGCTCGAGTCTCGGCAGAAAACGACCTTACCGTCCCCTCGGTAACCCGTTCGACCGAGCGAAACGAACGCGGGGACCTCACAGAGGAGTTCACAGTAGCAACTGACAGTATCGACCAGTCGACTCGAGTGGCGGCCGGTCTCGAAACCGGGTCGAAGATATTTACCGACGAAAACCGGGCAGTCTACCGGTTCTCGAGAGACCCCGATGTGACCTGTGTCTGTGCCTGTATCGAAGGCTTCGGCTGGCCGGTGTCCGACATTCACGCGTTCGACGGTGTGCTGGCCGTCACGTGTTACGTTCCCTCGGTCGACCAGTTGCGGTTGCTTATCTCGACCCTTCGGGACCGCTTTGACGGCGTTCACGTGAAACGGTTACAGCACGCAGGCAATGCGGGAACCATCGTCGACGATGTCCCCCTCGAGGCGCTCGGGCTGACCGACAGACAGCGAGAGGTCCTCGAGACGGCTATCGAAATGGGCTATTTCAACTACCCTCGAGACGCGAACGCCGGCGAGGTAGCTGAAGCCCTCGATATCGCGCGGTCGACCTTCAGCGAGCATCTCGCCGTCGGCCAGCGAAAGCTGGTCGGCGCGGTACTCGAATCCGAAACCGGCACGATGGAGGCCTGA
- a CDS encoding isocitrate/isopropylmalate dehydrogenase family protein, with the protein MSHEIAVIPGDGIGQEVTPAAVSVLESFDIDFEFVEAAAGDAVEAEGGTALPEETYELAATTDATLFGAAGESAADVILPLREAVDSFVNVRPARAYPGVDALRPETDLVFLRENTEGVYSGHETRLSDDLSTLTRVVTDSASKRLATFACAYVSDRDLEGFTVAHKANVMRETDGRFRDAVVDVAHDHGVETDEVLMDAFATHVCLDPTQFEVVVCPNLAGDVLSDLAAGLVGGLGLLPSANIGPDRALFEPVHGTAPDIAGKGVANPSAAILSAAMLLEYLGYDEEADAIQTAVESVLEDGPRTGDLGGEASTDEMTAAIIDAL; encoded by the coding sequence ATGTCACACGAAATCGCCGTGATTCCCGGCGACGGCATCGGTCAGGAAGTCACCCCAGCAGCCGTTTCGGTCCTCGAGTCGTTCGACATCGACTTCGAGTTCGTCGAGGCAGCTGCCGGTGACGCCGTCGAAGCGGAGGGAGGGACGGCGCTACCGGAGGAGACGTACGAACTGGCAGCCACTACCGATGCAACCCTCTTTGGTGCTGCCGGCGAGAGCGCGGCTGACGTGATTTTGCCGCTTCGGGAGGCCGTCGACTCGTTCGTCAACGTGCGCCCAGCGAGAGCGTACCCCGGCGTCGACGCGTTGCGCCCCGAAACCGATCTCGTCTTTTTACGCGAGAACACCGAAGGTGTCTACTCCGGCCACGAAACCCGACTGAGCGACGACCTCTCGACGCTGACGCGAGTTGTGACCGATTCGGCGTCGAAACGGCTGGCAACCTTCGCGTGCGCCTACGTGAGCGACCGCGACCTCGAAGGCTTTACCGTCGCCCACAAGGCTAACGTGATGCGTGAAACCGACGGTCGATTCCGCGACGCTGTCGTCGACGTCGCCCACGATCACGGTGTCGAAACCGATGAGGTACTGATGGACGCCTTCGCCACGCACGTCTGTCTCGACCCGACCCAGTTCGAGGTCGTCGTTTGTCCAAACCTCGCCGGAGACGTGTTGTCTGATCTCGCTGCTGGCCTCGTTGGTGGCCTCGGATTGCTCCCAAGCGCAAACATCGGCCCCGACCGGGCCCTGTTCGAACCGGTTCACGGCACCGCACCCGACATCGCCGGAAAAGGGGTTGCGAACCCGTCCGCAGCGATCCTTTCGGCGGCTATGTTGCTCGAGTATCTCGGCTACGACGAGGAAGCCGATGCTATCCAGACGGCTGTCGAATCGGTCCTCGAGGACGGTCCACGAACGGGAGATCTCGGTGGTGAGGCTTCGACCGACGAGATGACGGCGGCGATTATCGACGCGCTGTAG
- a CDS encoding pterin cluster protein, which translates to MATHSSADHRQVQTTVGVVCTGHVRTAIGDHRFEYTFDGTTLREFLEAFFEDYDVESLLIAKSEDETTAHGWAPQPDDLPGTWRKNPEGDQTRTYARICINGRFNEHADGFDTVLEDGDRVALMKPFFFCC; encoded by the coding sequence ATGGCAACTCACTCGAGTGCGGACCACCGACAGGTTCAGACGACCGTGGGCGTGGTGTGTACTGGCCACGTTCGAACGGCGATCGGCGACCATCGCTTCGAGTATACGTTCGATGGAACAACACTCAGAGAGTTCCTCGAAGCGTTCTTCGAGGATTACGACGTCGAATCACTGTTGATCGCGAAATCGGAGGACGAGACAACGGCCCACGGGTGGGCACCGCAACCCGACGACTTGCCCGGTACCTGGCGAAAGAACCCGGAAGGCGACCAGACGCGAACGTACGCCCGTATCTGTATCAACGGTCGATTCAACGAACACGCCGACGGCTTCGACACGGTCCTCGAGGATGGTGATCGGGTCGCCCTAATGAAGCCGTTTTTCTTCTGTTGTTAA
- a CDS encoding GNAT family N-acetyltransferase — translation MYVRDAKNREEVWLLDHIEAMGLDDTAFRSRDYVVAIDETSGAKAGFGRIRLHKPEDGDDVCELTSIGVLEEWRGQGVGAHVIERLIEYAGDEGFETVYTLTGEGAYLAQFGFERIDESQLPSVLQDRLAAKRNGTDSDAVPLAIDTDEFRMRQALRDAFKQASEGGETDGADEDTPEDFGIDPDTATYKYDTGRH, via the coding sequence ATGTACGTACGGGACGCGAAAAACCGTGAAGAGGTCTGGCTTCTCGACCACATCGAGGCGATGGGACTCGACGATACGGCGTTCCGTTCACGGGATTACGTCGTTGCCATCGACGAAACGTCGGGAGCGAAAGCCGGCTTTGGTCGTATCCGTCTCCACAAACCCGAAGATGGCGACGACGTGTGTGAGTTGACGAGTATCGGCGTCCTCGAGGAGTGGCGCGGACAGGGAGTCGGCGCACACGTCATCGAACGGCTGATCGAGTACGCCGGTGACGAAGGGTTCGAGACGGTATACACGCTCACTGGCGAAGGTGCCTACCTCGCACAGTTCGGGTTCGAACGCATCGACGAATCGCAGTTACCGTCGGTGTTGCAAGACCGTCTCGCAGCGAAACGAAACGGAACGGATTCCGATGCCGTACCGCTCGCTATCGATACCGACGAGTTCCGAATGCGCCAGGCGTTACGAGACGCTTTCAAACAGGCTAGCGAGGGCGGTGAAACCGATGGTGCGGATGAGGATACGCCGGAAGACTTCGGTATCGATCCGGACACGGCGACATACAAGTACGATACTGGACGGCACTGA
- a CDS encoding acyl-CoA mutase large subunit family protein, translating to MFDSDDLEAIREDKGRWHESKVEPVIDRFGERKDTFTTDTGGQEVDRLYTPDDVGDIDYGDDIGFPGEPPYTRGVYSTGYRGRLWTMRQYAGFSTPEDTNERFHYLLDQGQTGLSMAFDLPTQMGYDSDAAMSAGEVGKAGVAIDSLDDMETVFDGIPLDEVSTSMTINAPASVLLAMYIAVGDRQGVDRETLRGTIQNDLLKEYIARNTYIYPPEPSMRIITDIFEFCAAEVPKFNTISISGYHIREAGATAAQELAFTLGNGLEYVEAAIDAGLDVDDFAPQLSFFFNGHNNIFEEVAKFRAARRMWHDMMDERFDAQNPKSKQLKFHTQTAGSMLTAQQIENNVVRVAYQALAAVLGGTQSLHTNGKDEALALPTEESVRTALRTQQILAHESGAADTVDPLAGSYYVESLTDQVEAEAYDLLEEVDERGGMREAIESQWVQRQIQDTAFDRQREIEDVDRIIVGVNEFEVDEDPEMDVQEVTEADERRQIRRLESTREERDEETVDAKLEALRTATNEDENLMPYIIDAVKAYATVGEISGVMREEFGEYTPGSAV from the coding sequence ATGTTCGATTCCGACGACCTCGAGGCCATCCGAGAAGACAAAGGGCGGTGGCACGAGAGCAAGGTCGAGCCGGTAATAGATCGGTTTGGCGAACGAAAAGACACTTTTACCACGGATACTGGCGGGCAGGAGGTCGATCGTCTCTACACGCCGGATGACGTCGGCGATATCGACTACGGGGACGACATCGGATTCCCGGGGGAGCCGCCGTACACGCGGGGGGTATACTCGACGGGCTACCGGGGTCGACTGTGGACGATGCGTCAGTACGCCGGCTTTTCGACGCCCGAGGATACGAACGAGCGATTTCACTACCTGCTCGATCAGGGCCAGACGGGGCTGTCGATGGCGTTCGATTTGCCGACCCAGATGGGGTACGACTCGGACGCCGCGATGTCCGCAGGTGAGGTGGGAAAAGCGGGTGTGGCAATCGACTCTCTCGATGACATGGAGACGGTATTCGATGGCATCCCACTCGACGAAGTGTCCACGAGCATGACGATCAACGCCCCTGCGTCGGTGCTTTTGGCGATGTACATCGCCGTCGGTGACCGACAAGGTGTCGACCGCGAGACGCTTCGCGGGACGATCCAGAACGACCTGCTGAAAGAGTACATCGCCCGAAACACCTACATCTACCCACCGGAGCCATCGATGCGGATCATCACCGATATTTTCGAGTTCTGTGCAGCGGAAGTCCCCAAGTTCAACACCATCTCGATCTCTGGCTATCACATCCGCGAGGCAGGGGCGACCGCCGCTCAAGAACTCGCCTTCACGCTCGGGAACGGCCTCGAGTACGTCGAAGCAGCCATCGACGCGGGACTCGACGTCGATGACTTCGCCCCTCAGCTATCGTTTTTCTTCAACGGGCACAACAACATCTTCGAGGAAGTGGCGAAGTTCCGCGCGGCTCGCCGGATGTGGCACGACATGATGGACGAGCGCTTCGACGCACAAAATCCCAAATCAAAACAGCTCAAGTTCCACACACAGACGGCCGGCTCGATGCTCACCGCCCAGCAGATCGAAAACAACGTCGTTCGCGTGGCCTATCAGGCGCTAGCGGCCGTTCTCGGTGGCACGCAGTCACTCCATACTAACGGCAAAGACGAGGCGCTGGCGTTGCCGACCGAGGAGTCCGTTCGGACAGCACTCCGAACCCAGCAAATCCTCGCTCACGAGTCCGGAGCGGCTGATACGGTCGACCCACTCGCCGGAAGCTACTACGTCGAAAGCCTCACCGACCAGGTCGAAGCCGAGGCGTACGATCTCCTCGAGGAAGTCGACGAACGCGGTGGGATGCGAGAGGCAATCGAGAGTCAGTGGGTCCAGCGACAGATCCAGGATACGGCGTTCGACCGCCAGCGAGAAATCGAAGACGTGGACCGAATCATCGTCGGCGTCAACGAGTTCGAAGTCGACGAGGATCCGGAGATGGACGTACAGGAGGTTACCGAAGCGGACGAGCGTCGCCAGATCCGACGCCTCGAGTCCACACGGGAGGAACGCGACGAAGAGACCGTCGACGCGAAACTCGAGGCCCTCCGGACGGCAACCAACGAAGACGAGAACCTGATGCCGTACATCATCGACGCGGTCAAAGCGTACGCGACGGTTGGCGAGATTAGCGGGGTCATGCGTGAGGAGTTCGGCGAATACACGCCCGGTAGTGCAGTCTAG
- a CDS encoding RNA-guided endonuclease InsQ/TnpB family protein, which yields MTVVRNIQVKLDIPEEHHSVVDATFEEFQRVTEPVIDYGWSDNPDDIIINKNQLNEATYHDIRETSPLTGGHVQSARNLAANALSNCKDLLEDNKNTSKPEFKGTVVTYNSNTITYNDDHCTLSTVDGRIRAEYVFPHDDEGTPFEEYWDDEEWEKREATLHKRDGEYYLHVAVEQVANTDSSDEQTENGVVLGVDLNVDGYLAVTSTGAFLGNADELNHKRGEYERRRGHLQQTGTRSAHLTIQSIGDRFAEWSRHRLHDVSNGIVREAVENECTHIAFERLTWIWTRISNASKFQQWAFREIQRQVEYKAEAHGIEVDTVAPQYTSQRCSHGECGFTHEDNRDGDEFECLKCGKELHADYNAARNVAWRLVQNWLKSGSGRATSQLALKSGTVNANGRFRPAALSS from the coding sequence ATGACTGTCGTCAGGAACATCCAAGTCAAACTCGACATCCCCGAGGAACATCACTCGGTAGTGGATGCCACGTTTGAGGAATTCCAACGAGTCACCGAACCCGTCATCGACTACGGCTGGAGCGACAACCCTGACGACATCATCATCAACAAAAACCAACTCAACGAAGCCACCTACCACGACATCCGCGAAACTAGCCCACTCACAGGTGGACACGTCCAATCGGCCCGGAACCTCGCAGCCAACGCCCTCTCGAACTGTAAGGACTTGCTTGAAGACAATAAGAACACGAGCAAACCAGAGTTCAAAGGCACGGTCGTCACGTACAACTCAAACACGATAACGTACAACGACGACCACTGCACACTCTCCACAGTGGACGGGAGAATCCGTGCAGAGTACGTCTTCCCACACGACGACGAGGGAACACCGTTCGAGGAGTACTGGGACGACGAAGAGTGGGAGAAGCGAGAAGCCACGCTCCACAAGCGCGATGGTGAATACTACCTCCACGTTGCCGTTGAACAAGTAGCCAACACTGATTCTAGCGACGAGCAGACCGAGAACGGAGTGGTTCTCGGCGTAGACCTCAACGTGGATGGCTACCTGGCCGTCACCAGCACGGGAGCATTCCTTGGAAACGCGGACGAACTCAACCACAAGCGTGGCGAGTACGAACGTCGTCGTGGACACTTGCAACAGACTGGGACGCGCTCGGCGCACCTTACTATCCAGTCAATCGGGGACAGGTTTGCCGAGTGGAGTCGCCATCGTCTGCACGACGTGTCGAACGGCATCGTTCGAGAGGCGGTTGAGAATGAGTGTACGCATATCGCGTTCGAGCGATTAACGTGGATTTGGACTCGCATCTCGAACGCGTCTAAGTTCCAGCAGTGGGCGTTCCGAGAGATTCAGCGACAGGTCGAGTATAAGGCCGAAGCGCACGGTATCGAAGTGGATACCGTGGCTCCGCAGTACACGTCACAGCGGTGTAGCCACGGTGAATGTGGGTTCACACACGAGGATAACCGTGATGGTGACGAGTTCGAGTGTCTGAAGTGTGGGAAGGAACTGCACGCGGATTACAACGCTGCGCGGAACGTCGCGTGGCGTCTTGTCCAGAACTGGCTCAAGTCTGGGTCTGGACGGGCTACCAGTCAACTAGCCCTGAAGTCAGGAACCGTGAACGCGAATGGTCGTTTTAGACCTGCTGCACTCAGCAGTTAG
- a CDS encoding TIGR04053 family radical SAM/SPASM domain-containing protein — protein MPAPPGSRRLDTAERPLVLIWELTQACGLACNHCRANARPQCHPQELTTAQGKGLLEDAREFGDGQLVVLSGGDPLVRDDVVTLIEYGTELGHRMTITPSGTGSLTRERIDALADAGLRRMALSLDGASAESHDAFRGEAGSFEETVRAIEVANAAGLPVQINTTVCGQTVDELPAIRELLCELGVVMWSVFFLVPIGRGRILEPLAPEKADAVMDWLRTVSETEPFGVKTTEAPQYRRVCLQHERNASDDGPATTGDDHAAGLRRRRGIVAGDGFAFVSHTGEVFPSGFLPKSAGNVRKQSVTELYRDSDLFRSLRDRDQLTGKCGACEYRHVCGGSRSRAFAYFDDPLASDPLCPYVTEGYDGPLPWNDTTQPPTPPSGPTALTDAD, from the coding sequence ATGCCAGCGCCACCAGGGTCGCGCCGACTCGATACCGCCGAACGGCCCCTCGTCCTTATCTGGGAACTCACGCAGGCCTGTGGTCTCGCCTGTAACCACTGTCGCGCAAATGCCCGGCCACAGTGCCATCCGCAGGAACTCACCACCGCCCAAGGGAAAGGACTGCTCGAGGACGCCCGCGAGTTCGGTGATGGACAGTTAGTCGTGCTCTCCGGTGGCGACCCGCTCGTCCGTGACGACGTAGTGACGTTGATCGAGTACGGCACGGAACTCGGCCATCGGATGACGATTACACCCAGTGGCACCGGATCGTTGACACGCGAACGAATCGACGCCCTCGCCGACGCCGGACTCAGGCGTATGGCGCTGAGTCTCGACGGCGCGAGCGCCGAGAGCCACGACGCGTTTCGTGGCGAAGCTGGTAGTTTCGAGGAGACCGTCCGAGCCATCGAGGTCGCGAACGCTGCCGGCCTTCCCGTCCAGATCAATACCACCGTCTGTGGTCAGACCGTCGATGAACTGCCGGCGATTCGGGAGTTGTTGTGCGAGCTAGGCGTCGTCATGTGGAGCGTGTTCTTCCTGGTTCCAATCGGGAGAGGACGGATCCTCGAGCCGCTCGCACCCGAAAAGGCCGACGCGGTGATGGACTGGTTGCGAACGGTGAGTGAAACCGAACCGTTCGGCGTCAAGACGACGGAAGCCCCCCAGTATCGACGGGTGTGTCTCCAGCACGAACGAAACGCGAGTGACGATGGTCCTGCCACCACAGGGGATGACCACGCGGCGGGTCTCCGACGCCGGCGTGGCATCGTCGCCGGCGACGGCTTTGCGTTCGTGAGCCATACTGGTGAGGTGTTTCCTTCCGGATTTCTCCCAAAATCGGCCGGCAACGTTCGCAAACAATCGGTCACCGAACTGTACCGCGATAGCGACCTCTTTCGCTCGCTTCGCGACCGTGACCAACTCACCGGCAAGTGCGGAGCCTGCGAATACCGACACGTCTGCGGCGGCAGTCGCTCTCGAGCGTTCGCCTACTTCGACGACCCGCTCGCCAGCGACCCCCTCTGTCCGTACGTGACGGAGGGTTACGATGGCCCGCTCCCCTGGAATGATACGACACAGCCACCGACACCGCCGAGCGGCCCGACGGCATTGACAGACGCGGACTAG